A genomic segment from Nodularia sphaerocarpa UHCC 0038 encodes:
- a CDS encoding FixH family protein, producing the protein MYPQPNRINRRYQTPSIIYYLLFLSCLVISIITAHPSSAHQVQISEDVGATIHIEPNDNPRAGEVSQVWFALTRKGGKVIPLAECDCELVIYAEPHTPGEPALIEPSLEPVAAERFQGIPGAEITFPKPGRYQLQLTGKPASESSFKPFEFKFEVTVATRTARKSENVPDVNNNAPTQDMNFRSGLTITLLVLAMLVALGIVFFIVRMKKGQE; encoded by the coding sequence ATGTACCCCCAACCAAATCGCATTAACAGGCGTTATCAAACTCCAAGCATCATCTATTATTTATTATTTTTGAGTTGCTTAGTCATATCAATCATTACTGCTCATCCTAGTTCTGCCCATCAGGTGCAAATTTCTGAAGATGTCGGTGCTACTATCCACATTGAGCCGAATGATAATCCTCGTGCTGGAGAAGTTAGCCAAGTTTGGTTTGCTCTTACCCGTAAAGGTGGTAAGGTGATTCCCCTGGCGGAGTGCGATTGTGAATTAGTGATTTATGCCGAACCCCATACACCAGGAGAACCAGCCCTAATCGAGCCATCTTTAGAACCTGTGGCGGCTGAACGTTTTCAAGGTATTCCCGGTGCAGAAATTACTTTTCCTAAGCCTGGACGGTATCAGTTACAGCTAACGGGTAAACCGGCATCTGAGTCTAGTTTTAAACCGTTTGAATTTAAGTTTGAAGTGACTGTGGCAACAAGAACAGCTAGAAAATCAGAAAATGTGCCAGATGTCAATAATAATGCACCGACTCAAGATATGAATTTCAGGTCTGGGTTGACGATTACGTTGTTAGTTTTGGCGATGCTTGTGGCTTTGGGGATTGTGTTTTTTATCGTGCGGATGAAGAAAGGGCAGGAATAG
- the galE gene encoding UDP-glucose 4-epimerase GalE, whose amino-acid sequence MSNGKPCILVTGGAGYIGSHTVLALKQAGYEVVILDNLVYGHQDLVEKVLQVELVVGDTGDRPLLDDLFKTRNITAVMHFSAYAYVGESVTDPAKYYRNNVVGTLTLLEAMLAASIQKFVFSSTCATYGVPEVVPIPENHPQNPINPYGATKLMVERILSDFDVAYGLKSVRFRYFNAAGAHPGGLLGEDHQPETHLIPLVLLTALGKRKSISIFGTDYPTPDGTCIRDYIHVNDLADAHVLGLKYLLQDGDSEVFNLGNGNGFSVREVIAAAKEVTGLTIPVEECDRRPGDPPSLIGSGEKARKILNWQPQYPDIKDIVTHAWQWHKKRHL is encoded by the coding sequence ATGTCGAATGGAAAGCCCTGCATCTTAGTCACTGGGGGAGCTGGATATATTGGTTCCCATACTGTACTTGCTCTCAAGCAAGCGGGTTATGAAGTAGTCATACTCGATAATCTGGTTTATGGGCATCAAGACTTGGTAGAAAAGGTTTTGCAGGTAGAATTGGTAGTGGGAGATACAGGCGATCGCCCTTTATTAGATGACTTATTTAAAACCCGTAATATTACGGCAGTTATGCACTTTTCCGCTTATGCCTACGTGGGTGAGTCAGTAACTGACCCAGCTAAATATTACCGTAACAACGTAGTGGGGACACTGACGCTGTTAGAAGCGATGCTAGCTGCATCTATTCAGAAATTCGTGTTTTCTTCTACCTGTGCCACCTATGGAGTCCCAGAAGTCGTACCTATTCCAGAAAACCATCCCCAAAACCCGATTAATCCCTATGGAGCCACCAAGCTGATGGTAGAGCGGATTCTGTCTGATTTTGATGTAGCTTACGGTTTGAAATCAGTCCGTTTTCGCTACTTTAATGCCGCAGGCGCTCATCCGGGTGGTTTACTAGGGGAAGATCATCAACCAGAAACCCACTTAATTCCCTTAGTACTGCTCACAGCTTTAGGCAAAAGAAAATCTATTTCCATTTTTGGCACAGATTACCCCACCCCTGATGGTACTTGTATTCGTGATTATATTCACGTTAACGACTTGGCAGATGCTCATGTTTTGGGCTTAAAATATCTATTACAAGATGGCGACAGCGAAGTTTTTAACTTAGGTAACGGCAACGGTTTCTCCGTCAGAGAAGTAATTGCAGCAGCCAAAGAAGTAACTGGACTAACCATACCAGTTGAAGAGTGCGATCGCCGCCCCGGAGATCCGCCATCCCTCATTGGTAGTGGCGAGAAAGCCAGAAAAATCCTCAACTGGCAACCTCAATACCCAGACATCAAAGATATTGTCACCCATGCCTGGCAGTGGCATAAAAAGCGACACCTGTAA
- a CDS encoding ABC transporter ATP-binding protein: MAESRRLAKLGAYLRPYWRETTLGILALLSVNGLGVYIPWLIRSAVDQLSTSFNFNSILSYVVPIVLLSSAMWLIRMASRIWLFGVGRQVEFDLKQRIFEHLLEMEPAYFAINTAGDLINRATSDVENVKRLVGFAVLSLANTLFAYALTLPVMLTISVNLTLASLAVYPFMFWLVHLFSNRLRKEQAVVQEELSDISELIQEDVSGMALIKIYAQEENERRAFAQKNQQLLAANLQLAKSRNILFPLIGGLANLSSLVIIWLGATQISTGNLAVGDFLALLIYVERLVFPTALLGFTITAYQRGEVSIDRLESILSVTPKIKDAEDTVHLPLVDIQGKITAENLTYTYPDAATSALENLSFTIFPGETVSIVGAIGSGKSTLANALPRLLDIAPGQLFLDGLDITKISLTDLRQAIAYVPQDSFLFSTTIKNNIRYGDPVSELQDVEYVAKQAQIDAEISNFPDQYETIVGERGITLSGGQRQRTALARAMLVEAPILILDDALSSVDNQTATDILNNLASGSRRKTIIFITHQLSAAAAADRIFVMDKGHIVQIGKHLELLQIEGLYRTLWGQHQVEELLR; encoded by the coding sequence ATGGCAGAATCTCGACGACTTGCTAAACTCGGTGCTTATTTACGCCCCTATTGGCGGGAAACAACTTTAGGCATTCTCGCTTTATTATCTGTCAATGGGCTGGGTGTTTATATCCCCTGGTTGATTCGTTCAGCCGTTGACCAACTTTCGACCAGCTTTAATTTCAACAGCATATTATCTTACGTAGTGCCGATTGTCTTGCTCAGTTCCGCGATGTGGCTGATCCGCATGGCTTCGCGTATCTGGCTGTTTGGGGTGGGAAGACAGGTAGAATTTGACCTGAAACAACGCATTTTTGAACATTTACTCGAGATGGAGCCTGCTTATTTTGCTATTAATACTGCTGGAGATTTAATTAATCGCGCTACCAGTGATGTGGAAAATGTCAAGCGGTTGGTGGGTTTTGCGGTACTGAGTTTGGCAAATACTCTGTTTGCCTATGCTCTGACTCTACCAGTCATGCTGACAATTAGTGTGAATCTGACACTGGCTTCCTTGGCTGTGTATCCTTTCATGTTCTGGTTAGTGCATCTGTTTAGCAATCGCCTCCGCAAAGAGCAAGCTGTAGTCCAAGAGGAACTATCTGACATCAGTGAACTGATTCAAGAGGATGTCAGTGGTATGGCGCTGATTAAAATCTACGCCCAAGAAGAAAATGAGCGTCGAGCTTTTGCTCAAAAGAATCAGCAGCTATTGGCGGCTAACTTACAACTAGCTAAAAGTCGAAATATACTGTTTCCTTTAATCGGTGGTTTAGCTAATCTCAGTTCTCTGGTAATTATCTGGCTGGGGGCTACACAAATATCCACTGGAAACCTGGCTGTAGGCGATTTTTTGGCGCTGCTAATTTATGTAGAACGTCTAGTTTTCCCCACGGCTTTATTAGGTTTCACAATTACAGCTTATCAACGTGGTGAAGTGAGTATTGACCGCCTGGAGTCGATTCTTTCGGTAACACCGAAAATTAAAGACGCAGAGGATACTGTACATTTGCCTTTGGTTGACATTCAAGGAAAAATCACAGCCGAAAATCTCACCTACACTTACCCTGATGCTGCTACTTCGGCTTTGGAAAATCTCAGCTTTACTATTTTCCCTGGGGAAACAGTGTCTATTGTCGGGGCGATTGGTTCTGGTAAATCAACTTTGGCTAATGCTTTACCGCGTTTGTTAGATATTGCTCCAGGTCAATTGTTTCTCGATGGTTTGGATATTACCAAGATATCATTAACTGATTTACGTCAGGCGATCGCTTACGTTCCTCAAGATAGCTTTTTGTTTAGCACTACAATTAAGAATAATATCCGCTACGGTGACCCAGTTAGTGAGTTACAAGATGTCGAGTATGTTGCCAAACAAGCTCAAATTGATGCCGAAATTAGCAATTTTCCCGATCAATATGAAACTATTGTTGGTGAACGCGGTATAACTCTTTCTGGTGGTCAACGACAACGTACTGCTTTGGCGAGGGCGATGCTGGTAGAAGCCCCAATCTTGATTTTGGATGATGCGCTTTCGAGCGTGGATAATCAAACCGCCACAGACATTCTCAATAATCTTGCTAGTGGTTCCAGGCGCAAAACCATCATTTTTATTACTCATCAGCTGTCTGCTGCTGCTGCTGCTGACCGCATTTTTGTGATGGATAAAGGCCATATTGTCCAAATAGGCAAACATTTAGAATTATTGCAAATAGAGGGTCTTTATAGAACTTTGTGGGGTCAACATCAAGTCGAAGAGTTACTGCGATAG
- a CDS encoding sugar transferase: MYHTSIRSVLQRTYKAWEFEFTPHSSVECKFKRTLDILGSLVGLFILAMVFIPIAIAIKIDNPGPIFFTQQRYGLQGRSFRIWKFRSMVSDAEKLKSLVNNEAKGLIFKNKNDFRVTKVGSWLRRTSLDELPQFWNVLVGEMSLVGTRPPTHDEVIKYTNRHWQRLNVKPGLTGEWQVNGRSHVDDFEKIVDLDLGYQKKWHPLYDLLLIAKTVYVIFARIGAW, encoded by the coding sequence ATGTACCATACATCCATAAGAAGCGTTTTGCAACGTACTTATAAAGCTTGGGAGTTTGAATTTACCCCCCACTCCTCTGTAGAGTGTAAATTCAAACGTACTTTGGACATCCTAGGGAGCTTAGTGGGGCTGTTCATTCTAGCTATGGTGTTTATCCCCATAGCGATCGCAATTAAGATTGACAATCCAGGACCCATTTTCTTCACCCAACAAAGATATGGACTCCAGGGAAGAAGCTTTCGGATTTGGAAATTCCGGTCAATGGTGAGTGATGCGGAAAAACTCAAATCTCTGGTGAATAACGAAGCTAAAGGACTGATCTTTAAAAATAAAAATGACTTCCGAGTCACAAAGGTGGGAAGTTGGTTGCGACGGACGAGTTTGGATGAACTACCTCAGTTTTGGAATGTCTTAGTCGGTGAAATGAGTTTAGTGGGAACTCGTCCGCCTACTCATGATGAAGTCATAAAATATACTAACCGTCACTGGCAACGTTTAAACGTCAAGCCAGGGCTAACTGGTGAATGGCAAGTTAACGGTCGTTCTCATGTGGATGATTTTGAAAAAATCGTTGATTTAGACCTAGGATATCAAAAAAAATGGCATCCACTGTATGATTTGCTCTTGATTGCGAAAACTGTCTATGTGATATTTGCTCGCATTGGCGCTTGGTAA
- the surE gene encoding 5'/3'-nucleotidase SurE: MTIMLTNDDGIDAPGIQALFQAINGQKTIIAAPKDHQSGCGHQVTTTGAINLQRRSENEYAIAGTPADCVRIATTQICQNIKFVLSGINAGGNLGVDAYISGTVAAVREAATQNIPGIAISQYHKGKQIVDWDVAAKLTAEVLADLFPRFLAPGSFWNVNLPHLQPGDSHPQIVFCQPCTKPLPIDYRIDGDDFYYVGEYGKRDRTPGSDVDVCFSGNIAITQLRV; the protein is encoded by the coding sequence ATGACTATCATGCTCACTAATGACGACGGGATTGACGCTCCCGGTATTCAAGCTCTGTTTCAGGCGATAAATGGTCAAAAAACAATTATCGCCGCCCCTAAAGACCATCAATCTGGATGTGGACATCAAGTTACTACTACTGGTGCGATTAATCTTCAACGCCGTTCTGAAAATGAGTATGCGATCGCAGGGACTCCCGCCGATTGTGTCAGAATCGCCACTACCCAAATTTGCCAAAATATCAAATTTGTGCTTTCAGGTATTAATGCTGGGGGAAACTTGGGAGTAGATGCCTATATTTCCGGTACTGTTGCGGCTGTGCGCGAAGCTGCTACACAAAATATTCCCGGAATTGCGATTTCCCAATATCACAAAGGTAAGCAAATTGTTGATTGGGATGTGGCTGCTAAGTTGACTGCTGAAGTTTTAGCTGACTTATTCCCGCGTTTCTTAGCACCGGGAAGCTTTTGGAATGTGAATTTACCACATCTGCAACCAGGGGATTCTCATCCTCAGATCGTGTTTTGTCAACCTTGTACTAAACCTTTACCAATTGACTATCGCATTGACGGCGATGATTTTTATTATGTGGGGGAATACGGGAAACGCGATCGCACTCCTGGTAGTGATGTGGATGTCTGTTTTTCCGGTAATATCGCCATCACTCAGTTAAGGGTGTAA
- a CDS encoding DUF1995 family protein: MPELPKSLEQAIAQSRIATQAALADGYTRLQVDFLFPELKLMPVAEQFLPLFAEYDSRLKIFFPDAGGAALANRDWAGTPFKIVDIGTGRAASLQSKIQPEDEIFLFIAPTSVEVPQVEKLCENIGDRPFVMLNPRLEDSGVVGIGYTARQTRERFISTLESCYYLRPVDDTTAVFRCYPGLWEVWVETNGEYEKVAELPKRPSGDELDQIVMQGQPQTGTSATPAKKPSVFKSLQRFFKALSS, translated from the coding sequence ATGCCTGAACTTCCCAAAAGTCTTGAACAAGCGATCGCCCAATCTCGCATTGCTACCCAAGCAGCCCTTGCAGATGGTTACACTCGCTTACAAGTTGATTTTTTGTTCCCCGAACTGAAATTGATGCCGGTGGCGGAACAATTTTTGCCTTTGTTTGCAGAATATGATTCCCGCCTGAAAATTTTCTTTCCTGACGCAGGTGGTGCAGCCCTAGCTAACCGTGATTGGGCGGGGACACCATTTAAAATTGTGGATATCGGTACAGGGAGGGCGGCTTCCCTACAGTCGAAAATTCAGCCAGAGGATGAAATTTTCTTATTTATTGCGCCGACTTCTGTAGAAGTTCCCCAAGTGGAAAAGCTATGTGAAAATATAGGCGATCGCCCTTTTGTGATGTTAAATCCCCGTCTGGAAGATTCTGGGGTAGTGGGTATTGGTTATACAGCCAGACAAACCCGCGAGCGTTTTATTAGTACTCTCGAATCTTGTTACTACCTGCGTCCTGTCGATGATACAACGGCTGTATTTCGCTGCTATCCCGGATTATGGGAAGTATGGGTAGAAACAAACGGTGAGTATGAAAAAGTTGCAGAATTACCGAAAAGGCCAAGCGGTGATGAGTTGGATCAGATTGTTATGCAAGGACAACCACAAACAGGAACATCTGCTACACCTGCGAAAAAGCCCAGTGTCTTCAAGAGTTTACAACGGTTTTTCAAGGCTTTGAGTAGTTAA
- a CDS encoding succinate--CoA ligase subunit beta, giving the protein MDLLEYQVKEWFGKIGIPVLPSQRIDHPTDLKRLKIRYPIVLKSQVYAGERAKAGGVRAVETTIDAIAAAQTIFNLPIWGELPEVLLAESKYISQQEFYLAVVLDTAVCRPVLLGCTEPDIDWESAGEKMHHVVVEQEFSPFYARRLALKMGLQGTLMQSVSSVVEKMYQLFVQKDLDLVEINPLAVSASGQVMALNGKVSINERAIGRHRDLAEIAVKLANRHTRGSMNGHLGDLDCLELHGKIGILGNGTGSMMATLDLVTSAGGKPGTCLNLRHALVTDVSPTTFCTRLAKGLNILAADKSIQVILLNLLGSVPQTEEVANIISNFVQQEHHEIKSPTVRVSSRTRRESHFPGLVVRITGSEFDVAKDFLASLNTQADALIVVENLDDAVVEAVRLAKPIAYKKA; this is encoded by the coding sequence ATGGATTTATTGGAGTATCAAGTTAAAGAATGGTTTGGCAAAATAGGCATTCCCGTATTGCCTTCCCAACGAATTGACCATCCTACAGATTTGAAACGGTTAAAAATTCGCTATCCAATTGTACTAAAATCACAGGTATATGCGGGCGAAAGAGCCAAAGCTGGTGGAGTCAGGGCTGTAGAAACAACCATTGATGCGATCGCGGCGGCGCAAACCATCTTTAATTTGCCGATTTGGGGCGAATTACCAGAAGTTTTACTGGCAGAATCGAAGTATATTAGTCAACAAGAATTTTATCTTGCGGTAGTTTTAGATACTGCGGTCTGCCGACCAGTGCTTTTAGGTTGCACAGAACCCGATATTGATTGGGAATCCGCCGGAGAGAAAATGCATCATGTTGTGGTTGAGCAAGAATTTTCTCCATTCTATGCACGGCGACTGGCGTTAAAAATGGGTTTGCAAGGTACATTAATGCAATCTGTCAGCTCGGTTGTTGAGAAAATGTATCAGCTATTTGTGCAGAAAGATTTAGACTTGGTGGAAATTAATCCCTTGGCTGTGAGTGCTTCTGGTCAAGTTATGGCTCTCAATGGTAAAGTCAGTATCAACGAACGCGCCATTGGTCGCCATCGGGACTTAGCGGAGATAGCTGTAAAACTAGCTAACCGTCATACGAGAGGTTCTATGAACGGTCATTTAGGCGATTTGGATTGTTTAGAATTACACGGTAAAATTGGCATTTTGGGTAATGGTACTGGTTCAATGATGGCTACTTTAGATTTGGTAACCAGTGCTGGCGGTAAACCTGGAACTTGTCTGAATCTTCGCCATGCTTTGGTTACAGATGTTTCGCCCACGACTTTTTGCACCCGTCTAGCCAAAGGTTTGAATATCCTAGCTGCTGACAAAAGCATTCAAGTTATACTCCTTAACCTTCTCGGTAGTGTACCTCAGACTGAGGAAGTCGCCAATATTATTAGCAATTTTGTTCAGCAAGAACACCATGAAATCAAATCACCAACTGTAAGAGTTAGTAGCAGAACCCGCCGCGAGTCTCATTTTCCGGGCTTGGTTGTCCGTATTACTGGTTCTGAGTTCGATGTAGCTAAGGATTTTTTAGCTAGCTTAAATACTCAAGCTGATGCTTTGATTGTAGTAGAAAATTTAGATGACGCGGTTGTAGAAGCTGTTCGTCTAGCCAAGCCAATTGCTTACAAAAAGGCGTAA
- a CDS encoding succinate--CoA ligase subunit alpha, with the protein MNLTPDSKVLIQGFCEFITATHIAQMKAYGTNLVAGVNPGCGGQQLYNLPIFDLVEEVVAKFGAIDTTIICVHPYQVLDAALEAIACNINQIIIITGGVPPLDMVQLLRKAEAGETLIVGPNSPGIIVPGKILLGTQPSELYKPGSVGIVSRSSTLTYEVAWELTKAGLGQSISVSIGSDAIVGSSFLQWLQILDEDETTEAIVLVGQPGGDSEEAAARYITEAIDKPVIAYIAGRHAPLAKNWRQSGTLATVIGRDPNFGTAQSKLAAFKEAKIPVAERPSLIPELVKKKIKLVKSS; encoded by the coding sequence ATGAACTTAACACCAGACAGCAAGGTATTAATCCAAGGCTTTTGTGAATTTATTACAGCAACTCATATTGCTCAAATGAAAGCTTATGGTACAAATTTGGTTGCTGGTGTCAATCCTGGATGTGGTGGACAGCAACTTTACAACCTACCGATTTTCGATTTGGTGGAAGAGGTGGTGGCAAAATTTGGAGCAATTGACACAACAATTATCTGCGTACATCCATACCAAGTTTTAGATGCAGCATTAGAAGCGATCGCCTGCAATATCAACCAGATTATTATCATTACTGGTGGCGTACCACCTTTGGATATGGTGCAATTACTTCGCAAAGCCGAAGCTGGTGAAACTTTGATAGTCGGTCCCAATAGTCCGGGAATTATTGTACCGGGTAAAATTCTCCTAGGTACTCAACCCAGTGAATTGTATAAACCTGGTTCTGTGGGAATTGTTAGCCGTAGTAGTACCCTGACTTATGAAGTTGCATGGGAATTAACCAAAGCTGGTTTAGGGCAATCAATTAGTGTTAGTATCGGTAGTGATGCGATCGTTGGTTCATCATTTCTACAATGGCTGCAAATTCTTGATGAAGATGAAACCACAGAAGCGATCGTTTTAGTCGGTCAACCCGGTGGTGATAGTGAAGAAGCCGCAGCGCGGTATATTACTGAAGCCATTGATAAACCAGTAATTGCCTATATTGCTGGTAGACACGCACCACTAGCAAAAAATTGGCGACAAAGTGGGACGTTAGCCACAGTTATCGGACGTGATCCTAATTTTGGTACAGCACAAAGTAAATTAGCTGCTTTTAAAGAAGCTAAAATTCCAGTCGCTGAACGTCCGTCTCTAATTCCAGAATTAGTCAAAAAGAAAATTAAACTAGTTAAAAGTTCGTAG
- a CDS encoding tetratricopeptide repeat protein — protein sequence MSESLPIRDRYLAFIDEIIESTLKGKISSVEMVYQMLQKNIISGTGEVFELVLSDGLSSIQSQVDAETDELKQAKANRKLRALKTIQSQWQRYSQQNQATEAIASAVREITTAAKDERLTIFLRVIDPNQKQAPNTQQLQQLAKGLQQFAQVDGDLQEISQGITRGLSTWQGLQDHLVSWMYEKNQQLGFGGVPGESGPWATWAKKVKSDVPQSLLRAFAMGESAIEFAEKHSSISLSDWVEVALILQYLQRGLVNWFDQQAYNVQAGSKMSISTFLTFAVIWSQLASGFQSRAAYSNGCSQIMLQILRTFAQRPYFPLYGGIFASFAGNSLRDALDYLDEPLRRVEGTQEKARILTLLGYSQRALGQYQRSIQFHQQALEIARNAGDRPCELANLNHLSRTYVQDKNYTEAINYSQRALMLSRQAGERTAEANALVNLGYSEVMQAQKLEQVETEVYESAINYLEQGLKLSEQLGDIQSKALCFSSLGIAYLVIGQSSDAIPYLENAFKTAQVAGDLYLQGRNLAYLSEAYYNLHNSEKAIYTGGLGMYLLEQIASNEWRQSAGLLTILQGQMGAEAFQNLLQQHRPKMIAIIGVDGYDYIPKLLEIYKETI from the coding sequence GTGTCTGAATCTTTGCCAATCCGCGACCGCTATCTTGCTTTTATTGATGAAATTATTGAATCCACCCTCAAGGGCAAAATTAGCTCTGTGGAGATGGTGTATCAAATGCTGCAAAAAAATATAATTTCAGGGACGGGGGAAGTCTTTGAATTAGTTTTGAGCGATGGCCTCAGTAGCATTCAAAGCCAAGTGGATGCTGAAACAGATGAATTGAAGCAAGCCAAAGCCAACCGGAAATTAAGAGCGCTTAAGACCATTCAAAGCCAATGGCAGAGATATTCTCAGCAAAATCAAGCTACAGAGGCGATCGCCTCAGCCGTTAGAGAAATTACAACAGCTGCTAAAGATGAACGTCTAACTATATTTTTACGTGTCATCGACCCCAATCAAAAGCAAGCGCCAAATACACAACAACTACAACAGTTAGCCAAAGGTTTACAACAATTCGCTCAAGTAGATGGTGATTTACAGGAAATATCCCAGGGAATTACCCGTGGTTTAAGCACTTGGCAAGGACTACAAGACCACTTGGTAAGCTGGATGTATGAGAAAAATCAACAATTGGGTTTTGGTGGCGTTCCTGGGGAAAGTGGCCCTTGGGCAACTTGGGCAAAAAAAGTGAAAAGTGATGTCCCTCAATCCTTGCTTCGCGCCTTCGCAATGGGAGAATCAGCCATTGAATTTGCTGAAAAACACAGCAGTATCAGTCTGAGTGACTGGGTAGAAGTAGCATTAATTTTACAATACCTGCAACGGGGTTTAGTCAACTGGTTCGACCAACAAGCCTACAACGTCCAAGCAGGTTCAAAAATGTCAATTTCCACATTCTTGACCTTTGCAGTAATTTGGAGTCAATTAGCCAGTGGTTTTCAGAGTAGAGCCGCATACAGTAATGGCTGTTCTCAAATTATGCTCCAGATTTTACGCACCTTTGCCCAGCGTCCATATTTTCCCCTTTATGGTGGTATTTTCGCATCTTTTGCCGGTAACTCTTTACGGGATGCCCTCGATTATCTCGATGAACCATTAAGACGAGTTGAGGGAACCCAGGAAAAAGCCAGAATCCTGACACTGTTAGGCTATTCACAACGAGCGTTAGGACAATATCAGCGTTCTATTCAGTTTCATCAACAAGCGCTGGAGATAGCGAGAAACGCAGGCGATCGCCCCTGTGAACTGGCGAATCTCAACCACCTCAGCCGTACCTATGTACAAGATAAAAATTATACTGAGGCTATTAACTACAGTCAACGAGCATTAATGCTGAGTCGGCAAGCCGGAGAAAGGACAGCCGAAGCCAATGCCCTGGTAAACTTAGGTTACAGCGAAGTTATGCAGGCGCAAAAGCTCGAACAAGTAGAAACAGAAGTCTATGAATCAGCTATTAATTATTTAGAACAAGGGCTAAAATTATCAGAACAATTAGGAGATATTCAAAGTAAAGCCTTATGTTTTAGTAGCTTAGGTATTGCTTATTTAGTTATAGGTCAATCATCAGATGCAATTCCCTATTTAGAAAATGCTTTTAAAACCGCCCAAGTTGCTGGAGACTTATATCTTCAAGGGCGAAACTTAGCTTATTTATCCGAAGCTTATTATAACTTACACAACTCTGAAAAAGCCATATATACAGGTGGATTAGGAATGTATTTGTTAGAGCAAATTGCTTCTAATGAATGGAGACAATCAGCAGGTTTATTAACCATATTACAAGGACAAATGGGAGCAGAAGCCTTCCAAAATTTATTACAACAACATCGCCCGAAAATGATTGCGATTATTGGTGTAGATGGATATGATTACATTCCCAAATTGTTAGAAATTTACAAAGAAACTATCTAA
- a CDS encoding ABC transporter permease, which produces MQDLIKLDFVDLAIAVGLMAIAIGLSAWEKLGLELNLAIATGRTILQLLVLGYVLDFIFALDNVWGVLAILAVILTITAIVAKNRISPKIPLVLPLVWGAILISTVFTVVYANFLIIQPDRWYEPRYVIPLAGIVLGNAMNASAIAGERLVSTMNAQYVEIETHLSLGATPQQAVTQYRKEAIRAAFLPTLNQMMLMGMVAIPGITTGQLIAGIRPIDAVSYEILIIFMVAASNLLTTILVTRGLYRQFFNSAAQLVR; this is translated from the coding sequence ATGCAGGATTTAATCAAGCTGGATTTTGTTGATTTAGCTATTGCTGTGGGATTGATGGCGATCGCCATTGGTTTATCAGCCTGGGAAAAATTAGGACTAGAATTAAACTTAGCGATCGCTACAGGCAGAACCATCTTACAACTACTTGTATTAGGATACGTTTTAGACTTCATCTTTGCTTTAGACAATGTTTGGGGAGTTTTGGCGATTTTAGCAGTAATCTTAACTATTACAGCGATTGTTGCCAAAAACCGTATCAGTCCCAAAATTCCCCTAGTTTTACCCTTGGTATGGGGAGCAATTTTAATTAGTACCGTTTTTACAGTTGTTTATGCTAATTTCTTAATTATTCAACCAGACAGATGGTATGAACCCCGTTATGTAATTCCTCTAGCCGGGATAGTATTGGGTAATGCCATGAATGCATCTGCGATCGCCGGGGAACGTCTTGTCAGTACAATGAACGCTCAATATGTGGAAATAGAAACACACTTAAGCTTAGGTGCAACTCCCCAGCAAGCAGTAACCCAGTACCGCAAAGAAGCCATTAGAGCCGCATTTCTCCCCACTCTCAATCAAATGATGCTCATGGGTATGGTAGCAATTCCCGGAATCACCACCGGACAGTTAATAGCCGGAATTAGACCCATCGATGCTGTTTCCTACGAAATTTTAATTATTTTCATGGTAGCGGCTTCCAACTTGCTGACCACTATTCTAGTCACGAGAGGATTGTACCGTCAGTTTTTCAATTCCGCCGCCCAGTTGGTCAGGTGA